A window of Panicum virgatum strain AP13 chromosome 8K, P.virgatum_v5, whole genome shotgun sequence contains these coding sequences:
- the LOC120645080 gene encoding uncharacterized protein LOC120645080, giving the protein MQALLEALEQWDMVEEASKDRAKDRRALAAILRGILPEMKAGHAVKKSAKEAWDSVKKMRGGDDRVKAANVQRLMKEFENLSFRDGEAVGDFTVRVDHLTARLGDLGEVLPDSRVVRKVLHVVPRIMKQVAISIEIHGYLNTMTLDELVGQL; this is encoded by the coding sequence ATGCAGGCGTTGCTAGAGGCGCTGGAGCAGTGGGACATGGTGGAGGAGGCGAGCAAGGACCGCGCCAAGGATCGGCGGGCACTGGCCGCGATCCTCCGTGGCATTCTGCCGGAGATGAAGGCCGGGCACGCCGTGAAGAAGTCGGCGaaggaggcctgggactccGTGAAGAAGATGCGAGGCGGCGACGACCGCGTGAAGGCGGCGAACGTGCAGCGGCTGATGAAGGAGTTCGAGAACTTGAGCttccgcgacggcgaggcggtgggcgACTTCACCGTGCGCGTCGACCACCTGACCGCACGCCTGGGAGACCTTGGCGAGGTGCTGCCAGACTCCCGCGTGGTCAGGAAGGTGCTGCATGTCGTTCCGAGGATTATGAAGCAGGTGGCGATCTCCATCGAGATCCATGGGTACCTCAACACCATGACGCTGGACGAGCTCGTCGGCCAGCTCTAG